Proteins encoded in a region of the Streptomyces sp. PCS3-D2 genome:
- a CDS encoding MBL fold metallo-hydrolase, producing MFFIDTIETEGLGNRSYLAGGGTTAVVVDPPRDIDRVLSAAALRGVRISHVVETHVHNDYVTGGLDLARLTGAAYLVPAAARVSFARTPVADGDTVGVDDGITLRALATPGHTPHHTSYVLQEDGRIAAVFTGGSLLIGSVGRPDLVEPRLTAQLARAQHASAHRLAAELPDETPVLPTHGFGSFCSSSQAEGDATTIGKEKTANDALVKDVDSFVAGLLAGLDDVPAYYAHMGPTNAAGPTPVDLAAPPLTDAADIAARLAAGEWVVDLRNRIAFAAGHVAGSFNFEADGKIATYLAWMIPWGKPVTLLADSPAQLAAAQRELVRVGIDRPAAAATGTPADWIPEGHTPRAFPRATFADLAEQTPGTVVLDVRRDSERAAAFITGSTHIPVHDLHRRLADVPAGTVWVHCAGGMRAGIAASLLDAAGRDVVAVDDSFDAAARAGLPLTSGGHTP from the coding sequence GTGTTCTTCATCGACACCATCGAGACCGAGGGCCTGGGAAACCGCAGCTATCTCGCCGGCGGCGGCACGACCGCCGTCGTGGTCGACCCGCCGCGCGACATCGACCGGGTCCTCTCGGCGGCAGCCCTGCGCGGCGTGCGGATCTCCCACGTGGTGGAGACCCACGTCCACAACGACTACGTCACCGGCGGCCTGGACCTGGCCCGCCTGACCGGCGCCGCCTACCTGGTGCCGGCCGCCGCCCGCGTCTCCTTCGCCCGCACCCCGGTCGCGGACGGCGACACCGTCGGCGTCGACGACGGCATCACGCTGCGGGCGCTGGCCACCCCCGGCCACACCCCCCACCACACCTCCTACGTCCTCCAGGAGGACGGGCGGATCGCGGCGGTCTTCACCGGCGGTTCGCTGCTGATCGGCTCGGTGGGCCGCCCCGACCTGGTCGAACCGCGCCTGACCGCACAGCTGGCCCGCGCCCAGCACGCCTCGGCGCACCGCCTGGCCGCCGAGCTCCCCGACGAGACGCCGGTGCTGCCCACCCACGGGTTCGGCAGCTTCTGCTCCTCCTCCCAGGCCGAGGGCGACGCCACCACCATCGGCAAGGAGAAGACCGCCAACGACGCCCTGGTCAAGGACGTCGACTCCTTCGTCGCCGGCCTGCTGGCCGGCCTGGACGACGTACCCGCCTACTACGCGCACATGGGTCCGACCAACGCCGCCGGCCCCACCCCGGTCGACCTCGCCGCTCCGCCCCTGACCGACGCCGCCGACATCGCAGCCCGCCTGGCCGCCGGGGAATGGGTCGTCGACCTGCGCAACCGCATCGCGTTCGCCGCCGGGCACGTCGCGGGCTCGTTCAATTTCGAGGCCGACGGGAAGATCGCCACCTACCTGGCCTGGATGATCCCCTGGGGCAAGCCCGTCACCCTGCTCGCCGACTCACCCGCCCAGCTCGCCGCCGCCCAGCGCGAACTGGTCCGCGTCGGCATCGACCGCCCCGCAGCCGCGGCCACCGGGACCCCCGCCGACTGGATACCCGAAGGCCACACCCCCCGCGCCTTCCCCCGCGCCACCTTCGCCGACCTCGCCGAGCAGACACCCGGCACCGTGGTCCTCGACGTGCGCCGCGACTCCGAGCGCGCCGCGGCGTTCATCACCGGATCCACCCACATCCCGGTCCACGACCTCCACCGCCGCCTGGCCGACGTCCCGGCAGGGACCGTTTGGGTCCACTGCGCCGGAGGCATGCGCGCGGGCATCGCCGCCTCCCTCCTGGACGCGGCCGGACGCGATGTCGTCGCCGTCGACGACTCCTTCGACGCCGCGGCGCGAGCCGGCCTGCCCCTCACCAGCGGCGGCCACACCCCCTGA
- a CDS encoding rhodanese-like domain-containing protein: MISFFRRGAARGSARVTPTQAHQRTTDGHAVLLDVREQVEWNAGHAPGAVHAPLSRLLAGAALPAAAENRPLVVICRSGHRSQQAAELLTDRGAQAVDVKGGMNAWASAGLPVVDARGSSGRTA; the protein is encoded by the coding sequence ATGATCTCCTTCTTCCGCCGCGGCGCCGCCCGCGGCAGCGCCCGCGTCACCCCCACCCAGGCCCACCAGCGCACCACCGACGGACACGCCGTGCTCCTCGACGTGCGCGAACAGGTCGAGTGGAACGCCGGACACGCCCCCGGCGCCGTCCACGCCCCGCTCTCCCGCCTCCTGGCCGGCGCCGCCCTGCCCGCCGCCGCCGAGAACCGGCCGCTGGTGGTGATCTGCCGCTCCGGACACCGCTCCCAGCAGGCCGCCGAACTCCTGACCGACCGCGGCGCCCAGGCCGTCGACGTCAAGGGCGGCATGAACGCCTGGGCCTCGGCCGGACTCCCGGTCGTCGACGCACGCGGAAGCAGCGGCCGGACGGCGTGA
- a CDS encoding sulfite exporter TauE/SafE family protein: MSTLLLALAAGAVIGLALGALGGGGSVLAVPALIYLLGFTPAAATTASLVIVTATSATALYTHATSGNVRWRTGALFAAAGIPPAIATATLSARVPEAVLTAAFAVIAALAALAMFRPPATERQPRPARPARAAGAGAGLGAATGFLGVGGGFLAVPALVSVLGLRMRTAVGTSLLIITVNSLAALTARAGTHTPLHWAVIAPFTGAAILGAWDGKRLASKISGPALQRTFAAVLLAVAALMLADALR, translated from the coding sequence GTGAGCACGCTCCTCCTCGCCCTCGCCGCCGGAGCCGTCATAGGACTGGCCCTCGGGGCACTCGGCGGCGGTGGCAGCGTGCTGGCCGTCCCCGCCCTGATCTACCTCCTCGGCTTCACCCCGGCCGCCGCGACCACCGCTTCCCTCGTCATCGTCACCGCCACCTCCGCCACCGCCCTGTACACCCACGCCACGTCCGGCAACGTCCGCTGGAGGACCGGTGCCCTGTTCGCCGCCGCCGGCATCCCACCCGCCATCGCCACCGCCACCCTCTCCGCCCGCGTCCCCGAAGCGGTACTGACGGCCGCGTTCGCCGTGATCGCAGCCCTCGCCGCCCTCGCCATGTTCAGACCCCCGGCCACCGAGCGGCAGCCCCGGCCCGCACGGCCCGCACGGGCCGCGGGAGCGGGCGCCGGACTCGGCGCGGCCACCGGCTTCCTCGGCGTCGGCGGCGGCTTCCTCGCCGTCCCCGCCCTCGTCTCCGTCCTCGGACTGCGCATGCGCACCGCGGTCGGCACCAGTCTCCTGATCATCACCGTCAACTCGCTCGCCGCGCTCACCGCCCGGGCCGGCACCCACACCCCGCTGCACTGGGCAGTCATCGCCCCCTTCACGGGCGCGGCGATCCTCGGCGCCTGGGACGGCAAACGCCTCGCATCGAAGATCTCCGGCCCCGCCCTGCAGCGGACCTTCGCGGCCGTCCTGCTGGCCGTCGCCGCCCTCATGCTCGCCGACGCCCTCCGCTGA
- a CDS encoding rhodanese-like domain-containing protein, which translates to MPHPRALDAHQAHSRLHELVVLDVRTPGEYATGHLPGALNIPLDHLTGALPDIRKAAERGDILVVCASGARSESACRTLADAGVTTATLAGGTTAWADGGHPLHHPESSRSTWAMERQVRFTAGAVVLTGLALGRLRPAFRLTSAGIAGGLVFSALTNTCGMAALLAKLPHNRPRQGDLEAALASLRG; encoded by the coding sequence GTGCCCCATCCCCGCGCCCTCGACGCCCACCAGGCCCACAGCCGCCTCCACGAACTGGTCGTCCTCGACGTCCGCACCCCCGGCGAATACGCCACCGGACACCTTCCCGGCGCCCTCAACATCCCCCTCGACCACCTCACCGGCGCCCTGCCCGACATCCGCAAGGCCGCCGAACGCGGCGACATCCTGGTCGTCTGCGCCTCCGGCGCCCGCTCCGAGAGCGCCTGCAGGACCCTCGCCGACGCCGGCGTCACCACCGCCACCCTCGCGGGCGGCACCACCGCCTGGGCCGACGGCGGCCACCCCCTCCACCATCCCGAAAGCAGCCGCAGCACCTGGGCCATGGAACGCCAGGTCCGCTTCACCGCCGGCGCCGTCGTCCTGACCGGCCTCGCCCTCGGCCGCCTGCGGCCCGCCTTCCGCCTCACCTCCGCAGGCATCGCCGGCGGCCTGGTCTTCTCCGCCCTCACCAACACCTGCGGCATGGCGGCCCTCCTCGCCAAACTCCCCCACAACCGCCCCCGCCAGGGCGACCTCGAAGCCGCCCTCGCCTCCCTCCGCGGCTGA
- a CDS encoding metal-sensitive transcriptional regulator — protein MKVDEEAVSAVLNRLRRAQGQLAGVIAMIEAGRDCKDVVTQLAAVSKALDRAGFKIVASGMRQCMADADASQAPMSEEELEKLFLALA, from the coding sequence GTGAAAGTCGACGAAGAAGCCGTCAGCGCAGTCCTCAACCGGCTGCGCCGCGCACAGGGCCAGCTCGCCGGAGTCATCGCCATGATCGAAGCCGGGCGCGACTGCAAGGACGTCGTCACCCAGCTCGCCGCCGTCTCCAAAGCCCTCGACCGCGCGGGCTTCAAAATCGTCGCCAGCGGCATGCGCCAGTGCATGGCCGACGCCGACGCGAGCCAGGCCCCGATGTCCGAGGAAGAACTCGAAAAGCTCTTCCTCGCCCTCGCCTGA
- a CDS encoding DUF1707 and FHA domain-containing protein gives MTSSFELPAFPAPRLSDAERDCALGQLREGAALGKLSHDTFIRRMELALVARRSEDLAVLTSDLGSREAAESPWIRRLFGWVGRVSAVSAGVRRAWNAERLPKLLLPHPSAAALRIGRDPNNGLRLSHETVSRAHAELSLRDGVWVLTDLGSTNGTSVNGRRVTGSAVVRDGDQVSFGNMTFRLSAG, from the coding sequence GTGACGTCGAGTTTCGAACTTCCTGCCTTCCCCGCGCCGCGGCTGTCGGACGCCGAGCGAGACTGCGCGCTGGGCCAGCTCAGGGAGGGCGCGGCCCTCGGCAAGCTGTCCCACGACACCTTCATACGCCGCATGGAACTCGCCCTGGTGGCCCGCCGTTCCGAGGACCTCGCGGTCCTCACTTCCGACCTCGGGTCCAGGGAGGCCGCCGAAAGCCCTTGGATCCGTCGGCTGTTCGGCTGGGTGGGTCGGGTCTCGGCGGTGTCCGCCGGGGTTCGTCGCGCCTGGAACGCCGAGCGGCTGCCCAAGCTGCTGCTGCCGCATCCGAGCGCGGCGGCCCTGCGGATCGGCCGCGACCCCAACAACGGGCTGCGGCTCAGCCACGAGACCGTCTCCCGCGCGCACGCGGAACTGAGCCTGCGCGACGGGGTGTGGGTGCTCACGGACCTCGGCTCCACCAACGGGACGAGTGTCAACGGGCGCCGGGTGACCGGCTCCGCGGTCGTCCGGGACGGGGACCAGGTCAGCTTCGGGAACATGACCTTCCGCCTCTCGGCGGGCTGA